One Streptomyces fagopyri DNA window includes the following coding sequences:
- a CDS encoding NAD(+) synthase: protein MNFRSLYQHGFARVAACTGHTVIADPLANAEAVLRQARRCAGEGVAVAVFPEMGLCGYSIEDLLLQDALLDQVEEALRTVVAGSAQLLPVLVVGAPLRHRNRVYNCAVIVHRGRVLGVVPKSYPPNYREFYERRQIAAGDDERGGTIRVDGESVPFGVDLLFAADDVPGLVLHAEICEDMWVPVPPSAEAALAGATVLANLSGSPITVGRAEDRKLMCRSASSRCIAAYVYAAAGLGESTTDLSWDGQTMIYENGTLLAESDRFPLDDQFAVADVDLDLLRQERLRTGSFDDNRRTHTPRTADFRTVAFRLDPPAGDLGLRRRVERFPFVPADPDRLALDCYEAYNIQVAGLQQRLAAIGGPKVVIGVSGGLDSTHALIVAARAMDRAGRPRGDILAFTLPGFATSDHTKGNAHELMRSLGVTAAELDITPTARLMLKEMEHPFASGEPLYDVTFENVQAGLRTDYLFRLANQRGGIVLGTGDLSELALGWSTYGVGDQMSHYNVNSGVPKTLIQHLIRWVIGSRQFGEDTDRTLAAILDTEISPELVPGEEMQSTESKIGPYALHDFTLFHVLRYGFRPSKIAFLAWHAWHDPDAGAWPPGFPEAERVAYDLPEIRRWLEVFCRRFFGFAQFKRSAMPNGPKVSAGGSLSPRGDWRAPSDSSARTWLRDLARFDPPRTEG, encoded by the coding sequence CTGAACTTCCGGTCGCTCTATCAGCACGGCTTCGCGCGCGTCGCCGCCTGCACGGGCCACACCGTCATCGCGGACCCGCTCGCCAACGCCGAGGCGGTCCTGCGCCAGGCGCGCAGGTGCGCCGGGGAGGGTGTCGCCGTCGCCGTCTTCCCGGAGATGGGACTGTGCGGCTACTCGATCGAGGACCTGCTGCTCCAGGACGCGCTGCTCGACCAGGTCGAGGAGGCGCTCCGGACCGTGGTGGCGGGGTCGGCGCAGCTCCTGCCGGTCCTGGTCGTGGGCGCCCCGCTGCGCCACCGCAACCGGGTCTACAACTGCGCGGTGATCGTGCACCGCGGCCGGGTCCTCGGTGTCGTACCCAAGTCGTACCCGCCCAACTACCGGGAGTTCTACGAGCGTCGGCAGATCGCCGCGGGCGACGACGAGCGCGGCGGCACGATCCGGGTCGACGGGGAGTCCGTGCCGTTCGGTGTGGACCTGCTGTTCGCCGCGGACGACGTCCCGGGCCTGGTGCTGCACGCGGAGATCTGCGAGGACATGTGGGTGCCGGTGCCCCCGAGCGCCGAGGCGGCCCTGGCGGGCGCCACCGTCCTCGCCAACCTCTCCGGCAGTCCGATCACCGTCGGCCGGGCGGAGGACCGCAAGCTGATGTGCCGCTCGGCGTCGTCCCGCTGCATCGCCGCGTACGTCTACGCGGCGGCCGGCCTGGGCGAGTCGACCACCGACCTGTCCTGGGACGGACAGACCATGATCTACGAGAACGGGACGCTGCTGGCCGAGTCCGACCGCTTCCCGCTCGACGACCAGTTCGCCGTCGCGGACGTCGACCTCGACCTGCTGCGGCAGGAGCGGCTGCGGACCGGCAGCTTCGACGACAACCGGCGCACCCACACCCCCCGCACCGCCGATTTCCGGACGGTGGCGTTCCGGCTCGACCCGCCGGCCGGTGACCTGGGCCTGCGGCGTCGCGTCGAGCGCTTCCCGTTCGTGCCCGCGGACCCCGACCGGCTGGCCCTGGACTGCTACGAGGCGTACAACATCCAGGTCGCGGGGCTCCAGCAGCGGCTCGCGGCGATCGGTGGCCCGAAGGTGGTCATCGGGGTGTCCGGCGGTCTCGACTCCACGCACGCGCTGATCGTCGCGGCCCGCGCGATGGACCGGGCGGGCCGCCCGCGCGGCGACATCCTCGCCTTCACCCTGCCCGGCTTCGCCACCAGCGACCACACCAAGGGCAACGCGCACGAGCTGATGCGCTCCCTCGGCGTCACCGCGGCCGAGCTGGACATCACGCCGACCGCCCGGCTGATGCTGAAGGAGATGGAGCATCCCTTCGCGTCCGGCGAGCCCCTGTACGACGTCACCTTCGAGAACGTGCAGGCCGGACTGCGCACCGACTACCTGTTCCGGCTCGCCAACCAGCGCGGCGGCATCGTGCTCGGGACCGGCGACCTGTCGGAGCTGGCGCTCGGCTGGTCCACGTACGGCGTGGGCGACCAGATGAGTCACTACAACGTCAACTCGGGTGTGCCGAAGACCCTGATCCAGCATCTGATCCGCTGGGTCATCGGAAGCCGTCAGTTCGGCGAGGACACCGACCGGACGCTCGCCGCGATCCTCGACACGGAGATCAGCCCGGAGCTGGTCCCGGGCGAGGAGATGCAGTCGACCGAGTCGAAGATCGGCCCGTACGCGCTGCACGACTTCACGCTCTTCCACGTGCTGCGCTACGGGTTCAGGCCGTCGAAGATCGCCTTCCTCGCCTGGCACGCGTGGCACGACCCGGACGCGGGCGCCTGGCCGCCCGGCTTCCCCGAGGCCGAGCGGGTCGCGTACGACCTGCCGGAGATCCGGCGCTGGCTGGAGGTGTTCTGCCGCCGCTTCTTCGGGTTCGCGCAGTTCAAGCGCTCGGCGATGCCGAACGGGCCGAAGGTGTCGGCGGGCGGTTCGCTCTCGCCGCGCGGCGACTGGCGCGCTCCGTCCGACAGTTCGGCCCGCACCTGGCTGCGTGACCTGGCCCGTTTCGACCCGCCTCGGACGGAGGGCTGA
- a CDS encoding S53 family peptidase: protein MRSNRAAVRAGVSMAAALPMLAGALALGIPAAHAATGPSRHTLAGTKPAWATPKADKGATSDASQVSARVYFAGRDAAGLAAYAKAVADPASASYGKYLTAEQTQARFGATKAQVAEVTSWLKSAGLKVTGTTQHYVSVTGDVAAAEKAFGTQLHNYAKGKKTYRAPAGSASVPAALNGAVLTVTGLDNAPHKATHSDTLPPPDAVFRNAGPFSSYYGSNTASTLPNAYGKKIPYAVQGYTGKQLRAAYGAGKRTGKGVRVAITDAYASPTIAYDAAKYAKNHGDAKYSTSQLRQVLPGTYTKTEECGAAGWYGEETLDVQAVHAVAPGASITYVGAASCYDDDLLDSLSKIVDGHLADIVSNSWGDIEANQTPDLAAAYDQVFQFGAVEGIGFYFSSGDNGDEVANTGTKQVDTPANSAWVTAVGGTSLAVGKGDKYQFETGWGTEKAALAADGKSWTGFPGAFTSGAGGGTSKTVAQPFYQKGVVPGALAKANGSTAMRTVPDIAAVADPNTGFKVGQTQTFPDGSQQYSEYRIGGTSLAAPVIAAVQALAQEARGGKAIGFANPSIYAKYGSKAYHDVTDTPTGSELAVARVDFANAFDASEGLLTSVRSLGKDSSLSAVKGYDDVTGVGSPAPGYVSSFSRH from the coding sequence ATGAGATCCAATCGCGCTGCAGTACGCGCCGGAGTGAGCATGGCAGCGGCGCTGCCGATGCTCGCCGGCGCGCTGGCGCTCGGCATACCCGCGGCCCACGCCGCGACCGGCCCGAGCCGGCACACCCTCGCGGGCACCAAGCCCGCGTGGGCCACGCCGAAGGCGGACAAGGGGGCCACGTCCGACGCCTCCCAGGTTTCCGCCCGGGTCTACTTCGCGGGCCGCGACGCCGCCGGCCTTGCCGCGTATGCCAAGGCCGTCGCCGACCCGGCGTCTGCCTCGTACGGGAAGTACCTCACCGCCGAGCAGACGCAGGCCCGCTTCGGCGCCACCAAGGCACAGGTCGCCGAGGTGACCTCGTGGCTGAAGTCGGCCGGCCTGAAGGTCACCGGCACCACGCAGCACTACGTCTCCGTCACCGGTGACGTCGCCGCCGCCGAGAAGGCGTTCGGCACCCAGCTGCACAACTACGCCAAGGGCAAGAAGACCTACCGGGCTCCGGCCGGGTCGGCCTCCGTCCCGGCCGCCCTGAACGGTGCCGTCCTGACCGTCACCGGCCTGGACAACGCCCCGCACAAGGCGACGCACAGCGACACCCTGCCGCCTCCGGACGCGGTGTTCCGCAACGCCGGGCCGTTCTCCTCGTACTACGGCTCGAACACCGCGAGCACGCTGCCGAACGCGTACGGCAAGAAGATCCCGTACGCGGTGCAGGGATACACCGGCAAGCAGCTGCGCGCCGCCTACGGTGCGGGCAAGCGCACCGGCAAGGGTGTCCGCGTCGCCATCACCGACGCGTACGCCTCGCCGACCATCGCGTACGACGCGGCGAAGTACGCCAAGAACCACGGTGACGCGAAGTACTCCACCAGTCAGCTGCGTCAGGTGCTGCCCGGCACCTACACGAAGACCGAGGAGTGCGGCGCGGCCGGCTGGTACGGCGAGGAGACCCTCGACGTCCAGGCCGTGCACGCCGTCGCGCCCGGGGCGAGCATCACGTACGTGGGTGCCGCCTCCTGCTACGACGACGACCTGCTGGACTCGCTCAGCAAGATCGTCGACGGGCACCTGGCCGACATCGTCTCCAACTCGTGGGGCGACATCGAGGCCAACCAGACCCCGGACCTCGCCGCGGCCTACGACCAGGTCTTCCAGTTCGGCGCGGTCGAGGGCATCGGCTTCTACTTCTCCTCCGGTGACAACGGCGACGAGGTCGCCAACACCGGTACGAAGCAGGTCGACACCCCGGCCAACTCGGCCTGGGTGACGGCGGTCGGCGGTACCTCGCTGGCGGTCGGCAAGGGTGACAAGTACCAGTTCGAGACCGGCTGGGGCACCGAGAAGGCCGCCCTCGCGGCCGACGGCAAGAGCTGGACCGGCTTCCCGGGCGCGTTCACCTCGGGCGCGGGCGGCGGCACCAGCAAGACCGTGGCGCAGCCCTTCTACCAGAAGGGTGTCGTGCCCGGCGCGCTCGCCAAGGCCAACGGCTCGACGGCCATGCGCACCGTGCCTGACATCGCGGCGGTCGCCGACCCCAACACCGGTTTCAAGGTCGGCCAGACGCAGACCTTCCCGGACGGGTCGCAGCAGTACAGCGAGTACCGGATCGGCGGCACCTCGCTCGCCGCGCCGGTGATCGCGGCCGTCCAGGCCCTGGCCCAGGAGGCGCGCGGCGGCAAGGCGATCGGTTTCGCCAACCCGTCGATCTACGCGAAGTACGGCTCCAAGGCGTACCACGACGTGACGGACACCCCCACGGGCTCCGAACTCGCCGTGGCGCGCGTGGACTTCGCCAACGCGTTCGACGCGTCGGAGGGTCTGCTGACCTCCGTGCGCAGCCTCGGCAAGGACAGCTCGCTGTCGGCCGTGAAGGGCTACGACGACGTGACCGGTGTGGGTTCCCCCGCCCCGGGCTACGTCAGCTCGTTCAGCCGTCACTGA
- a CDS encoding DUF305 domain-containing protein, with the protein MRQAGWIAGTTAAVLVAAGAITYAVAESDGPGSGTPAADSADAGFARDMAVHHQQAVEMSYLVRDRTDDDEVRRLAYDIAQTQANQRGMLLGWLDLWDLPKVSADPPMTWMGMGDMASGKDGALMPGMATNTELKKLDTLKGKQAEILYLQLMTDHHKGGIHMAEGCVRKCTVGVEKKLAQGMVDAQQSEIRLMADLLKARGAKARD; encoded by the coding sequence ATGCGGCAGGCGGGCTGGATCGCGGGCACCACGGCGGCGGTGCTGGTCGCCGCCGGCGCCATCACGTACGCGGTCGCGGAGAGCGACGGCCCGGGGAGCGGGACGCCCGCTGCGGACTCCGCGGACGCGGGGTTCGCGCGGGACATGGCGGTCCATCACCAGCAGGCCGTCGAGATGTCGTACCTCGTGCGCGACCGTACGGATGACGACGAGGTACGGCGCCTCGCGTACGACATCGCGCAGACGCAGGCCAACCAGCGCGGCATGCTGCTCGGCTGGCTCGACCTGTGGGACCTGCCGAAGGTGTCCGCGGACCCGCCCATGACCTGGATGGGCATGGGCGACATGGCATCCGGCAAGGACGGCGCGCTGATGCCGGGCATGGCGACCAACACCGAGCTGAAGAAGCTGGACACGCTGAAGGGCAAGCAGGCCGAGATCCTCTACCTGCAGTTGATGACCGACCATCACAAGGGCGGCATCCACATGGCCGAGGGCTGTGTCCGGAAGTGCACGGTCGGCGTGGAGAAGAAGCTCGCGCAGGGCATGGTCGACGCGCAGCAGTCCGAGATCAGGCTGATGGCCGACCTGTTGAAGGCGCGCGGCGCCAAGGCGCGCGACTGA
- a CDS encoding DUF3105 domain-containing protein codes for MGSAKNTTSAQRKARIEEMRKAERSRERRTRILTITASAVVVVGLVVGGVVLVRSQSDKSDTSASDSKGGGSGHFVAGKDGVRTWSGKLTRNHVTKTVKYPMEPPVGGDHNQVWMNCNGDVYTKQVNNMNAVHSLEHGAVWVTYNSKAPDADVKALSEKVKKTPYTLMSPVEDQKDPIMLSAWGKQRTVTSASDPAVNTFFSEFVQGKQTPEPGAACTNGLSQ; via the coding sequence ATGGGTTCCGCCAAGAACACCACCTCCGCGCAGCGCAAGGCGCGCATAGAAGAGATGCGCAAGGCCGAGCGTTCCCGGGAGCGTCGTACCCGGATCCTCACGATCACGGCCAGTGCGGTCGTCGTCGTCGGTCTCGTGGTCGGCGGTGTCGTCCTGGTCAGGTCGCAGTCCGACAAGAGCGACACCTCGGCGAGCGACTCCAAGGGCGGCGGCTCGGGGCACTTCGTCGCGGGCAAGGACGGCGTGCGGACGTGGTCGGGGAAGCTGACCCGCAACCACGTCACCAAGACCGTGAAGTACCCGATGGAGCCCCCGGTCGGCGGTGACCACAACCAGGTGTGGATGAACTGCAACGGCGACGTGTACACCAAGCAGGTCAACAACATGAACGCCGTGCACTCGCTGGAGCACGGCGCGGTGTGGGTGACGTACAACAGCAAGGCCCCGGACGCCGACGTGAAGGCGCTCTCTGAGAAGGTCAAGAAGACCCCGTACACCCTGATGAGCCCCGTCGAGGACCAGAAGGACCCGATCATGCTCAGCGCCTGGGGCAAGCAGCGCACGGTGACGAGCGCGAGCGACCCGGCCGTCAACACGTTCTTCTCCGAGTTCGTCCAGGGCAAGCAGACGCCCGAGCCGGGCGCCGCCTGCACCAACGGCCTGTCGCAGTGA
- a CDS encoding RrF2 family transcriptional regulator gives MRLLRSTDLALRVLMRLAVAGDSTPTTREVAADMDVPYTHAAKVVAELQHLGLLAARRGRGGGLTLTEAGRTASVGALVRTFEGDGDVVDCEGASPCPLHSACRLRGALRRAQEAFFASLDPLTVGDMVAAPTGPLLLGISSRP, from the coding sequence ATGAGGCTGCTGCGCTCCACCGACCTGGCCCTGCGGGTGCTGATGCGGCTCGCCGTCGCGGGGGACTCGACGCCCACGACCCGGGAGGTCGCGGCGGACATGGACGTCCCCTACACGCATGCCGCGAAGGTCGTCGCCGAGCTCCAGCACCTCGGTCTGCTCGCGGCCCGCCGGGGCCGGGGCGGCGGCCTCACGCTCACCGAGGCGGGCCGTACGGCCTCGGTCGGCGCCCTCGTGCGGACCTTCGAGGGCGACGGTGACGTGGTCGACTGCGAGGGCGCCTCGCCCTGCCCGCTGCACTCCGCGTGCCGGCTGCGGGGGGCGCTGCGGCGGGCCCAGGAGGCCTTCTTCGCCTCGCTGGACCCGCTGACGGTGGGGGACATGGTCGCGGCACCGACCGGCCCTCTGCTGCTGGGAATCTCCAGCCGGCCCTGA
- a CDS encoding globin domain-containing protein gives MLSEQSTATVRATLPAVRAAIGEIAARFYEGLFAAHPELLRDLFNRGNQASGVQRQALAGSIAAFAGHLVERPDERPDVMLSRIAHKHASLGIAPEQYPIVHEHLFAAIAEVLGDAVTPEVAAAWDEVYWLMANALIALEKRLYAQHEAGSSGWRTWEVVGRDEETADVAAFRMRPADGGPLPDFRAGQYVSVRVTLPDGARQIRQYSLAGAPGSPERRIGVKRVRDEGSPDGEVSNHLHTHVGVGGTLEVSAPYGDLVLDDTDAPVLLASAGIGVTPMIAMLEQLALTGHRAPVTVVHADRSPADHALRADHEAYADKLADSAVHFWYERDAEGAGRSGRADLSSVPVASGTRAYLCGPLPFMRAVRAQLLGKGVAAADIHYEVFGPDLWLAQD, from the coding sequence ATGCTGTCCGAGCAGTCCACCGCCACCGTGCGCGCCACCCTCCCCGCGGTCCGCGCGGCCATCGGCGAGATCGCCGCGCGTTTCTACGAGGGGCTGTTCGCCGCCCACCCGGAGCTGCTGCGCGATCTCTTCAACCGCGGCAACCAGGCCTCGGGCGTCCAGCGTCAGGCACTGGCGGGATCGATCGCCGCCTTCGCCGGCCACCTCGTCGAGCGGCCGGACGAGCGCCCCGACGTCATGCTGAGCCGCATCGCCCACAAGCACGCCTCGCTGGGGATCGCCCCCGAGCAGTACCCGATCGTGCACGAACACCTCTTCGCGGCCATCGCCGAGGTCCTCGGCGACGCGGTCACCCCCGAGGTCGCGGCCGCCTGGGACGAGGTCTACTGGCTGATGGCGAACGCGCTGATCGCCCTGGAGAAGCGGCTGTACGCCCAGCACGAGGCCGGTTCCTCGGGCTGGCGGACGTGGGAGGTCGTGGGCCGCGACGAGGAGACCGCCGACGTCGCCGCCTTCCGGATGCGCCCGGCCGACGGCGGGCCGCTGCCGGACTTCCGGGCGGGCCAGTACGTCTCGGTACGCGTGACGCTGCCGGACGGCGCCCGCCAGATACGCCAGTACAGCCTCGCCGGCGCCCCGGGCTCCCCGGAGCGCCGGATCGGCGTCAAACGGGTGCGTGACGAAGGAAGCCCCGACGGCGAGGTCTCGAACCACCTGCACACCCACGTGGGTGTCGGCGGCACCCTGGAGGTCTCGGCCCCGTACGGCGACCTGGTGCTCGACGACACCGACGCGCCCGTACTGCTGGCCTCCGCGGGCATCGGCGTCACCCCGATGATCGCCATGCTGGAACAGCTCGCGCTCACCGGACACCGTGCCCCGGTCACGGTCGTGCACGCCGACCGCTCCCCCGCCGACCATGCCCTGCGCGCCGACCACGAGGCCTACGCGGACAAGCTCGCCGACTCGGCGGTCCACTTCTGGTACGAGCGGGACGCCGAGGGGGCCGGCCGGTCCGGCCGCGCGGACCTCTCCTCGGTGCCGGTCGCGTCGGGCACCCGGGCCTACCTGTGCGGCCCGCTCCCCTTCATGCGGGCGGTCCGCGCCCAGCTCCTCGGCAAGGGCGTCGCCGCCGCCGACATCCACTACGAGGTGTTCGGACCCGACCTCTGGCTCGCACAGGACTGA
- the glnA gene encoding type I glutamate--ammonia ligase, protein MDKQQEFVLRTLEERDIRFVRLWFTDVLGFLKSVAVAPAELEQAFDEGIGFDGSAIEGFARVYESDMIAKPDPSTFQVLPWRAEAPGTARMFCDILMPDGSPSFADPRYVLKRALAKTSDLGFTFYTHPEIEFFLLKDRPLDGSRPTPADNSGYFDHTPQNVGMDFRRQAITMLESMGISVEFSHHEGAPGQQEIDLRYADALSTADNIMTFRLVMKQVALEQGVQATFMPKPFSEHPGSGMHTHLSLFEGDRNAFYESGSEYQLSKVGRSFIAGLLKHAAEISAVTNQWVNSYKRIWGGSERTAGAGGEAPSYICWGHNNRSALVRVPMYKPGKTGSARVEVRSIDSGANPYLAYALLLAAGLKGIEEGYELPPGADDDVWALSDAERRAMGIEPLPQNLGEALALMQRSELVAETLGEHVFDFFLRNKKAEWEEYRSEVTAFELRKNLPVL, encoded by the coding sequence ATGGACAAGCAGCAGGAGTTCGTGCTCCGGACACTGGAGGAGCGGGACATCCGGTTCGTACGGCTGTGGTTCACGGACGTGCTGGGCTTCCTCAAGTCGGTGGCCGTCGCCCCGGCCGAACTGGAACAGGCCTTCGACGAGGGCATCGGCTTCGACGGCTCGGCGATCGAGGGCTTCGCCCGCGTCTACGAGTCCGACATGATCGCCAAGCCCGACCCGTCGACGTTCCAGGTGCTGCCGTGGCGCGCGGAGGCCCCCGGCACGGCACGCATGTTCTGCGACATCCTCATGCCGGACGGCTCCCCGTCCTTCGCCGACCCGCGCTACGTCCTCAAGCGCGCCCTCGCGAAGACCTCCGACCTGGGCTTCACCTTCTACACCCACCCGGAGATCGAGTTCTTCCTGCTGAAGGACCGCCCGCTGGACGGCTCCCGGCCCACCCCCGCCGACAACTCCGGCTACTTCGACCACACCCCCCAGAACGTGGGCATGGACTTCCGCCGCCAGGCGATCACCATGCTGGAGTCGATGGGCATCTCGGTCGAGTTCTCCCACCACGAGGGCGCGCCCGGCCAGCAGGAGATCGACCTCCGCTACGCCGACGCCCTCTCGACGGCGGACAACATCATGACCTTCCGCCTGGTCATGAAGCAGGTGGCGCTGGAGCAGGGCGTGCAGGCGACGTTCATGCCCAAGCCCTTCTCCGAGCACCCCGGCTCCGGAATGCACACCCACCTCTCGCTCTTCGAGGGCGACCGCAACGCCTTCTACGAGTCCGGCTCGGAATACCAGCTCTCCAAGGTCGGCCGCTCCTTCATCGCGGGCCTGCTCAAGCACGCCGCGGAGATCTCGGCCGTCACCAACCAGTGGGTCAACTCCTACAAGCGCATCTGGGGCGGCTCGGAGCGCACCGCGGGCGCCGGCGGTGAGGCCCCCTCGTACATCTGCTGGGGCCACAACAACCGCTCCGCCCTCGTCCGCGTGCCGATGTACAAGCCCGGCAAGACCGGCTCCGCGCGGGTGGAGGTCCGCTCCATCGACTCGGGCGCCAATCCGTACCTGGCCTACGCCCTCCTGCTCGCCGCCGGTCTCAAGGGCATCGAGGAGGGCTACGAGCTCCCGCCGGGCGCGGACGACGACGTCTGGGCCCTCTCCGACGCCGAGCGCCGCGCGATGGGCATCGAGCCCCTGCCCCAGAACCTCGGCGAGGCCCTCGCGCTCATGCAGCGCAGCGAACTGGTCGCCGAGACCCTCGGCGAGCACGTCTTCGACTTCTTCCTCCGCAACAAGAAGGCGGAGTGGGAGGAGTACCGCAGCGAGGTCACGGCGTTCGAGCTGCGGAAGAACCTGCCCGTGCTGTAA
- a CDS encoding GNAT family N-acetyltransferase codes for MRIVPARPSDLPKLLAFRSEAAAWLSGLGTDQWQLPYPAAKLLETIEDGTVFMVLDGSVTAATITVTPDAEAGLWTERELSEPSVFINKLSVARTHGGQNIGGRLLDWAADRAHRAGAKWLRLDAWTTNTDLQAYYLRQGFEHVRTVLDGGAINGGPRVSGWLAQRSTDRTEHGFVDETPEPERLGGA; via the coding sequence GTGAGAATCGTCCCCGCCCGACCGAGCGACCTGCCCAAGCTGCTGGCCTTCCGGTCGGAGGCCGCGGCGTGGCTCTCGGGTCTTGGAACTGACCAGTGGCAGCTCCCGTACCCGGCGGCCAAGCTGCTGGAGACCATCGAGGACGGCACTGTCTTCATGGTCCTGGACGGTTCGGTGACGGCAGCGACCATCACCGTGACTCCTGACGCCGAAGCGGGCCTCTGGACAGAGCGAGAACTCTCTGAGCCGTCCGTGTTCATCAACAAGCTCTCCGTCGCACGGACGCACGGTGGGCAGAACATCGGTGGCCGACTGCTCGATTGGGCCGCAGACCGGGCCCATCGAGCCGGGGCCAAGTGGCTCCGGCTCGATGCGTGGACGACAAACACGGACCTGCAGGCGTACTACCTCCGCCAGGGCTTTGAGCACGTCCGTACGGTCCTCGACGGGGGAGCGATCAACGGAGGCCCGCGGGTGTCGGGTTGGCTCGCGCAGCGGTCAACGGACAGGACTGAACACGGCTTCGTGGACGAGACTCCGGAGCCGGAACGTCTTGGTGGTGCCTAG
- a CDS encoding DUF4760 domain-containing protein yields the protein MTSYERWSLIASFGSLFVSVVAFGAVAWQLLMLSRSTDQDHDRRRKQATMEYLTANMDRRKALFDEGIPHERDHGAITTLVGLSLSGDDRATKLVASYLTTFNFLAVGAQTDAFDRHVIDEAWGGLIISVWNNYRPWVEEQRRRHSEPRVWENLEWLAGKMTPRRNIVPDGDAGNLPPQGQPVQ from the coding sequence GTGACGTCGTATGAGCGGTGGTCCCTGATTGCTTCGTTCGGCTCCCTGTTCGTCAGCGTCGTTGCCTTCGGCGCGGTGGCGTGGCAGCTCCTCATGCTGTCCCGCAGTACAGACCAGGACCACGACAGACGTCGCAAGCAAGCGACCATGGAGTACCTCACGGCCAACATGGATCGACGGAAGGCCCTGTTCGACGAGGGCATACCGCACGAGCGGGATCACGGGGCCATTACGACCCTGGTCGGTCTCTCGCTGTCCGGCGACGACCGAGCCACGAAGCTGGTCGCGTCCTACCTCACCACGTTCAACTTCCTTGCCGTCGGTGCGCAGACGGACGCCTTCGACCGACATGTCATCGACGAAGCATGGGGCGGCCTCATCATCTCCGTCTGGAACAACTACCGGCCCTGGGTCGAGGAGCAGCGGCGCCGGCACAGTGAGCCCCGCGTGTGGGAGAACCTGGAGTGGCTGGCCGGCAAGATGACGCCGCGTCGGAACATCGTTCCTGACGGCGACGCGGGAAATTTGCCCCCACAGGGACAGCCGGTGCAGTAG